A stretch of DNA from Juglans microcarpa x Juglans regia isolate MS1-56 chromosome 5D, Jm3101_v1.0, whole genome shotgun sequence:
ATTCCTCTTCTTCCAAAGCCTCTTGGGGTAGTTGCAGCCCCTGTAATTTAAACTCACTGCCCCTGAAATTGAACTGCATGGTTAAATCAGTAGAATTACATAAAAACCCTAGACCTCTTAGCCAATCAATTCCTAACACCACATCACATCCTCCTAAAGTCAGCAAATAAAGGTTAGCTTTAACTCTTAGATTCTGTAATAGAATAGGAACTGCCCTACAGTAACCTTGGCAAGGAAGGCTATCTCCATTAGCCACTTTGACTGTCATCTTGCTTTCTCCCATTGacaattttgattttcttgctaCATATGGATCCATGAAGCTGTGTGTACTCCCTGTatcaatcaaaatcaaaatcttgtGATGGTTAATAAAACCCTCAACCCTCATGGTCCCTGGTGATATAGATCCTGCCATGACATACAGTGATATGCCAAGCAGTTCCCCAACCTCTTTTTCTTCACCAATAGTCTCCTCGGGTTGAATGATTGCCAATCTTCCTGCATTGGTctcagtttcttcttcttcctcctcctctaaCCCTTTCAACAAAAATAACTTAGGCCAATTACACTTATGCCCAAAATGAAAATTTccatcacaataataacataacCTATTGTCTCTCATTTCTTGCATTTGGGTTGGTGTTATTCTTTTTATGAGTATGGAAGGTTTTCTGTTTGGGTTGTAGGGATTGAGATTCCCTCGGTTTTCAGGTCTGGAGGATGGTGGTGGTAGTCTAATTAAGGGTGCAGGTTCAGGTGCAGGGAGTTTTGGTATGTAGGGAAATGTAGTTTGAGTTGGGTTTTGGTTTCTGCTGGTTCCTCCTTTATTTCTTCTAGCAACCTCTTCCTCCTACAGTTTAGCTAAACCAAAAGCAGCTGAAATAGTGTTAGGCTTAAGTATGGTTACCATTATCTTCAAACCATCCCTTAATCTACTAATGAAAGTGCTAATATGGAACTCTTCATTTAGTccacttattttattagatagGGACTCAAACTCTGTTTGGTACTCTTCAACAGTAGCCGTTTGTCTTAATTTAGTGAACTGCCCTACTGGATCCTCATAGGTTGAGGGTCCAAAACGCACCTTAAGTGCAAAGACAAACTTTTCCCATCCACCAATATGTCCTGAATCCATCAACCAACAATACCAAAAAAGAGCATTCCCTTCCATATGGAAAAAGGCTATCTGCAGTTTTTGGTCCTCAGGAGTATTAAAATAAGCAAAGAATTGTTGTGCTTTAAGGATCCATTCCATGGGTTCAAACCcattgaattttggaaaatCCAACCTTAAGGTTCTAGCATGAATTCCCCCATTCCCTTCAAATAAATGATTATTACTGATCTGACCTCTTTGATTAGCAGACCTTTCTCCCATTTGTGGATTCCTACTATTATTGCTAACTGCTCATATGAAGCTGCCAAGTTATTCAGTTGCAGTAACACTGCTTTCAACATATGTTTTTGCTTGTCTTGTTCTTCATGCAGATGCATAGTCTCTCCCTTCAGCATGGACACTGCTTCGGCCAACTGAGCATGGCTTGTACCCTCAGCCATGTCGCGggaacctgtctctgataccactaTTATGGTAATTGAAAATACAATGTAAATTTTATAGGTACTTCGAGGGCCCTGGTCCTCCAAGTTGCAACACTTTGATTGTAGAAACTGAAATTGAATTCTCATTATTGATAACTGCAAGTATTTATAAACACTAGAGATAGACTTGGTCAACAATGACCCAAAGACTCAATCTAATTACAGGACTCAACTTTAATAACGAACCAAAACTAACGTGCATGACCCATAACACCTAATAACTACACTGAATGTGGCCCACTACACTAACAGACTTATCTAACGTGGCCCACTACACTAAACAGACTTgactaaaataacaaatcaaACAACTGCAAGGCCCATTATCTGCTGACCCGGCCCCTTCACCTTCAGACATCCCTAAAGACTAGGGTTTCCTATCTCGCGCATAGCACGTGTATTTCAGTTTTTGGTCATTTCGGTCATTTCATTCCCTACTTGCGTGGAGGCGTGGCCGGTGCGTTAAAGAAGAAGGCTGAATAGAAATTTTACGATAAAATAGATAGGAGGCGGCGTCAAGGGTTTTTCCCAGCAGCCATTCTAACTTCACAAGTTCGAAATCTTTTCCCTCTCGATCCCCAACACCGTTCAGTGGCAAAACCAATCCCGACCGCCGGTCTCCACCGATCAATGCCTGGTTTCGGGATTCGCTTCGTTGTGTCGTTCTCAGGTGATTTAATGCATGTTTGAATAAATTGAGGCTAATTAGAGGAATTATGAGACGTGCCTCCTTGTTATAAAGCTCGGTTTGATCGCGAACTTGTTATTTCTTGATGAGtatcttgtaatttttgttGGGAGTAGATTGTGGTTATTTTTGACTTGGTTACATAtggtatatatttttagtttggcTTGGTGGCAGGAAGAATTAGTTCACGTTAGCTCAGTTGGGTTTTCGTGTTTGGTGGATTTTGGGTTTATTCATTACGTAGGTTGGTAGTGTTGGAAGTgtgaaaatgagaaatttgtgGTCTTTTAACGATTTTACTTCATACTTCAAGAATAAAACAAGAAGAACTTATATAGGAAGATGATGCGGATGGTTTCAAAAAAATGAGTTCGGATTTGGGGGAGTTCATATCATAttgtgtctctctctcacctaCCTGTCGAAATCaaggttttctgtatttatttgttattttttaatttccccTATGTGAAGCAATGAATTTCCACTTAGACACTTACTCTATATGCATATTAAAGTCTAACTAAGGAATTATAATGGCCACAAAGCATGctcattattatttgttttctctGTTTAGATGCTTTACTCATATAATATAGAATAACCGATCCATCTAGAATCACCTGTGTGTTAAGTCATGTGTTTTGATGATGAATAAATAGGTAGGATTGATTTAAGTTTagtttattcaaatttattatactttttttgaCCAATTGTTACCATATCTTTGGCAGATTTTTTTTGACTGCTGAATCATAAAATTCCTTACTTCtggaaattcattttttatggaaaaatatatgctGAAATTTGTTTCAGTATATGTAATTAAGGCGGctactagatttttttttggaatggcATACACTTGATACATGCCGTGTGGGTGTAAttccttttcttattttttcacttATATTGGCAGATGAACTTGAACTTCCCTTCATTATGTCATTACAGTAATGGATCTTGATGGCAGAAAGTTTGGAAGGGTAAGATGTTTAATAAGCTGCATATATGTATACATTGGTGTAGTAATGGAGCTCggcattatatatttataccaaGATTATTTATTACATCATTCTCATAATCATCCATGTTTTTTTACTCACTGTTTATTGGAGCTTCACGCTGGGAAGTGTCTCGTGAGGTTTAAACGCAGTGATATAGCAATGTGAGCTTCACCCTAACCCATCTGATCGTGAAACGGTCACTTGGAACTTGGAACCCTTGAGAGGGCAATAACTCAAACACACACTTCTGTATATCTATGTTAGCAATTTTTTTGCgaattttttcttgtgttttatatattaattcatgacACTAGTCTTGAGTTTAATGATAAACTACTGCAGGGAGTTTTTCCTCTTGTAATATTAGCCTGTATAAATGACTTATGGGATCATTACTTATccagaaataaaaagaaaaatgaaatggaaaagacagaaaaaggaaagtaaaaaaaaaaggatttaaaGAGTACAATGGTTTGTCTGGATAGCCACTCTGGTCCTAAGGGCTTAAGTCAAACTCCATGGTCATAGGAGTTTAAGAAGCTTTGTTTTCTTCATGATGGCTTTGTAAGCTATCAGTTATTCGGAATCAAGctattagaatattattgttgtttggTGCTGTATGTTTAAGAAGAATGGTAAATCAATTGACCATTTgttacttcattgtgaggtggccatGGCCTTATGGAATGAGATTTTCAGTAGGGTCGGACTTACATGGGTGATTTactaggagggtggtggatcttttaGCCAGCTGGAGAGGCCTCCAGGGAAACTTCCAAATTACTGCAATTTGGAAGATGGCTCCCTTATGTCTTATGTGGCgcatttatcaaaaaaatgtcttatgtggtgcatttatcaaaaaaatgtcttatgtggtgcatttggctgGAGAGGAATGACCAgagctttgaagatagggaatGTTCTCCAGAAGAACTTAGaagattctttttcaatactttcTGGGCTCCTTTTATTGATTTCAGTGGcaatattttcaagattttcttgtttctcttttaAGCACCTAATTTCTtataggtgttttctcttgtatgcattttgtgtacttgggctgtgcctattccttttaatataatattacttcTACCGTTCAaaaacattttgtttctttattttcctctttCCAATTCGCTATcgttagaattttgtttttgttacaATTTCTATAACCAAGGCCCTTTCTGAATAATCAGGGCCGAGGGAACttggtggtgctgttgatctcataaataaatacaagCTTTTGCTTCATCATGAGTTCTTTTGCAAGAGGTCACTTCCTTTGTCAATCTCACAGACACACTATCTACACAATGTGGTGGTAGACACTGAGATCAGAAAAGGAGAAGGGATGGAATTGGATCAGGCTTTTCCAAATATTTCCTATTTGCAAAAGCGAAATGCAAATATACATCCTTTGAACTTGGACGAACTCAGGAATGCCTttctgatgagagagaactcCTGTCTACCTGTCTGTTGTAAGACCTATCCTACATTATTCTTGCCATTGTTGTCTAAGTTTGTCCTGCTCTTCCCTTCCCAGGAGCCCGTTCTGATGGATAATGTTACAATTTTTCCATCCTCTCTCCTTGACTCGagattttttttgaactttataaTGAATGTGTCGTTCTCGTGTAAGTTCTGCggcataaaattatgttatttggtATGGCGTTAACAGGCTGAGAAGGGGATCTCAACTGCAGGGGTGAAGTCAAATAGAGACTTTAGAGATAAGGAGAGGAAGCCAAAAAAGAAtcaagatgatgacaacaagAAATATAAGGGTGGTAAGAAGCACAAACACCGTCACAAAGGACAAGAGTGATTGTaaggtaaaaatttaaatgagcATCACTATTTGAAGCAGCAAGATAGGtatctttcttttctcctcataGTCATGAATGTGGTTGCTTAAGTCCATCTTCTATTGTTTTGGatgataacattttttattaggCTATAAATTCTGGAATCACATGTAATTCATTAGCCTTTGATACTGATGGCACTTCCACTCCTCGCAAGTATGGAGTGATGGGTGGGATTGCTGGTTCAAATCGTATCGGGTGCTCGAGTTAATTTCCAACTGGCATGTATGTATACTGTATATTCAAACTATACCTTTTtaagagcatatatatatatatatatatatatatatataccaaaacaGCGAAAAGAAGGAAAGCCGAAACTGaccaaagaagaagagaaggaagggaatggaagaaataaagatatattgcacaataattaaattatgcaagcacaaaataaacagacGGTTAAACTGactatatgcatgtatgcatatgcaaaattaattgtaataaacatataagttttattaaaattaacaagtttaaagtaattacaggcgcaaggtagtgcagatttgtacttataaaaatcagagtaaataaggagactcaagaacagGGTAGAGAGGATTAGAAGTgtttctctcgagtgagttctggTTTGAGTTCTGCCTCAGCTCAGAATAAGGTTTTCCTTTTATagcataaggagttcctgtttacaattattaaaataaaatagtaaattaatccgtgagtgaacagtgagAACTGTTTAGGCACGGGGCTCAGGGTATCATTATTGTGTTTCTCCAGCTGTCCTCGTGGGCGGTTGCTTTTGGCACGAAATGACAAAATACCATTCGGTCGTCtctgtcttccagctgtctctgtgggcaGTTGCTTTAGGCACAAGATGACGAACATCTTAAAGAGGACTATGGTCGGttttctttgaactcaagtagtagtcaatcatcttctagCTTTGGAAtaccttctgaatcatgaccaaatatattactgtatgaagcctctgaggatgcttctgaattctcatcgttttcagaattatcacttgTAGACTTAGACAGTTATTGCtccaataattttattaaatcttttttaccaagtctattgaggatattatctttagtagacttagaagatttctttgaggatgaacTGACGGCTTTTCCTTttgatgaagcagttggtgaattaggggcccgAACTATCAGGGGGCATTTGGGGACTGGTGAACCATAtttgattgctgggaattccTTATTGTCTTGCAAATCAGGAGCAACTTGAgagaaatctttaatcatctggttgatcactttttcagtatatccaaacctatcccaccattttgtgaaataagttcggtcaattatattaacatttttctcataagtctatttaaagatccacggtaatttgtagttcttgcaaaaatggagctcataggGAAACATCTGTGAGTGCCGGTTCAATTTTGTACCAGCGACTTGTTGAtagaatgtaaaagctctggcgagctgctcagggagattctgTGGAATGAGTCtaaattggtcccaccattggagaaaccagtaaggaaaagttcctttgaatcttgtatcaaaattgatgaaccatgaatgactcatatcaggtacctgaaagaacatgaaacgtctccaagcagttatgtaatcaaaataattataactcagtgcagagtctgagagtcttttggaagtccatgggtttgttccccattGGTCTTCTGTCATGACTCGgaggatataagcactgtggtaaattaatttggtggaatcattcttatcataaatgggttttatgacaagagagttggtgagaatcaagatactggaatagtactggagatttttggaggaatcttcaggtatccagtgaaAATTAGGGGGGAAATAGGAAGATGttattttgaacggatctgttagattagaacggttaggttctatatgaaacagatgagtaataaatggcttcttcaaatattcagattttctttttgggaggaaaaactgaggagtaatcaaagtaaggccttttgatgcaattgctttcgcatatggattaAAAGGTGtggaaaccgtagacgcgaaggtcgccggttgcacaatttCACCAAAAGGTGTGAatctattggcaatatccagtgctgttgaggagacactgggcacaatggaggatccagactcattcttgatgagttttatactgggtattggaggtgggggttcactctctgtttctctttttctttcttcttgcttacgctcatggttgggtgtttGCAAGAATtgtctggtaagaaaatcagggatagaattattagtgcctttgatgtattcaatgtcaaaatcaaaaacatttaaaatatcttgccatcgtgcaaaaatatgttttgatgcaatgttttgaatatcttgttctaaaacaaatttagcactcatacaatcaatacgaagtaaaaacttcttgtttaacaaattagattgaaatttaaaaatacatagtactatagataaaatctcttgtttaatagtactatatttctcttgtgcaggattccaggttccagaatggaaacgaacaatttgttcagaagaacttggtgaaacagattgtttcagaatgtcaccctaaccaatgtttgaggcatctgtttcaacaattttaaatgaattagaagtgaggataccaaggcacggaagagtcttgacatgcgctttgattttcctcactattttagtatggatttctgtccaatGGGGAGGATTAGAAAGCAGTCGTTTGAACAATGGACGACATTGTTTcatcatatccttgtagaaatcagcaacataattaagagatcctaagaacctttgcaattgttttttgtcaaggatgacatcagggaatttgttgGCAAAATCAATAGCTCTTTGGATAGGCCTGATTTTCCCtttagaaa
This window harbors:
- the LOC121266132 gene encoding LOW QUALITY PROTEIN: mediator of RNA polymerase II transcription subunit 19a-like (The sequence of the model RefSeq protein was modified relative to this genomic sequence to represent the inferred CDS: inserted 2 bases in 1 codon) → MDLDGRKFGRGPRELGGAVDLINKYKLLLHHEFFCKRSLPLSISQTHYLHNVVVDTEIRKGEGMELDQAFPNISYLQKRNANIHPLNLDELRNAFLMREXTPVYLSVAEKGISTAGVKSNRDFRDKERKPKKNQDDDNKKYKGGKKHKHRHKGQE